A stretch of the Ensifer sp. PDNC004 genome encodes the following:
- a CDS encoding methyl-accepting chemotaxis protein: MTAASSPLKRNLSVSQRLATLAGAAFVGFGSVLGVGWYEGRQANDALQGALAAQNGLTTVDEVRLATTNLVLNAMDSIIDREEGAIQPARAASIAEILKLLETKSTDIKALAALLGRSDALSTFDADVAKLRQAIGTDLKALIEGKASADDFGKIDDAIDGAGERVAQALANLSEAAATLVQTRVAEARATSDQAFQLQLASGLLAMATLLYLLWFHGSTLRQGILSLRDGMQRIQKGELSTKLEALDRGDEIGAMARSVDLFRLSAIEKQSLEQSAAHSRREIEKEREQQQHEREEAVRRIQAAIDTLGRALTQLADGDLAVAIDRPFDGNLDQLRQNFNQTVERLRVVLSSVKENALSIESNGKQMRTAADDLARRTERQAASLEQTSAALDEITVTVRTATQRAEEASQMVDQTRTNAEESGRIVGQAISAMARIEGASNEIGKIINVIDEIAFQTNLLALNAGVEAARAGEAGKGFAVVAQEVRELAQRAAGAAKDIKALVGRSGTEVGSGVKLVQATGEALGRIGTDVARINELMTSIVMAAREQSTGLNEISTAVGQLDQMTQQNAAMVEQTNASSHTLAQDAERLTDLVGQFREGHTMQRAMPTAAPAPVTPATRTAAPVQAKAPSVSAVQRPAAKGTSEAVPLRKIGAAKMASFPTPSPAKALMGKLAGAFGNKPGSVPSTTASGENWEEF, translated from the coding sequence ATGACTGCCGCATCTTCCCCATTGAAGCGCAATCTTTCCGTAAGCCAACGGCTGGCAACGCTTGCCGGTGCCGCTTTCGTCGGTTTCGGCTCCGTGCTCGGCGTCGGCTGGTACGAGGGCCGCCAGGCCAACGATGCCCTGCAAGGCGCGCTCGCCGCGCAGAACGGGCTGACCACGGTCGACGAGGTCCGGCTTGCGACCACCAATCTCGTGCTCAATGCGATGGACAGCATCATCGACCGCGAGGAGGGCGCGATCCAGCCGGCGCGCGCCGCCAGCATCGCCGAGATCCTGAAGCTGCTCGAGACGAAATCGACCGACATCAAGGCGCTGGCCGCCCTGCTCGGCCGCAGCGATGCGCTTTCGACCTTTGACGCCGACGTCGCCAAACTGCGTCAGGCGATCGGCACGGACCTGAAGGCGCTGATCGAGGGCAAGGCTTCGGCCGACGACTTCGGCAAGATCGACGATGCGATCGACGGCGCCGGCGAACGGGTCGCTCAAGCGCTCGCCAATCTCTCCGAGGCGGCAGCCACGCTGGTTCAGACGCGTGTCGCCGAGGCGCGCGCCACCTCCGACCAGGCGTTCCAGCTTCAGCTCGCCTCCGGCCTCCTTGCCATGGCGACGCTGCTTTATCTGCTCTGGTTCCATGGCAGCACGCTCAGGCAGGGCATTCTGTCCTTGCGCGACGGCATGCAGCGGATCCAGAAAGGCGAACTCTCGACCAAGCTGGAAGCACTCGACCGCGGCGACGAAATCGGCGCGATGGCGCGCTCCGTCGACCTCTTCCGCCTGTCGGCGATCGAGAAGCAATCGCTCGAACAGAGTGCCGCACACAGCCGGCGCGAAATCGAGAAGGAGCGCGAACAGCAGCAGCACGAGCGCGAGGAGGCGGTACGCCGCATCCAGGCGGCGATCGACACTCTCGGCCGCGCGCTGACGCAGCTGGCCGACGGCGATCTGGCGGTTGCCATCGACCGGCCGTTCGACGGAAACCTCGATCAGCTCCGGCAGAACTTCAACCAGACGGTGGAGCGGCTGCGCGTGGTGCTTTCGAGCGTCAAGGAGAATGCGCTTTCGATCGAATCCAACGGCAAGCAGATGCGCACCGCCGCCGATGACCTGGCGCGGCGCACCGAGCGACAGGCCGCCTCGCTGGAACAGACCTCGGCAGCGCTCGACGAAATTACCGTGACCGTGCGCACCGCGACCCAGCGCGCCGAAGAGGCGAGCCAGATGGTCGACCAGACCCGCACCAATGCGGAGGAGTCCGGCCGCATCGTCGGCCAGGCTATCTCGGCGATGGCGCGCATCGAAGGCGCTTCCAACGAGATCGGCAAGATCATCAACGTCATCGACGAAATCGCCTTCCAGACCAACCTTTTGGCGCTGAATGCCGGCGTCGAGGCGGCACGCGCAGGTGAGGCCGGCAAGGGTTTTGCGGTCGTTGCGCAGGAAGTGCGCGAGCTGGCGCAGCGGGCAGCCGGTGCTGCCAAGGACATCAAGGCACTCGTCGGCCGCTCCGGCACCGAGGTCGGCTCAGGCGTCAAGCTGGTGCAGGCGACCGGCGAGGCGCTCGGTCGGATCGGCACCGATGTCGCGCGCATCAACGAATTGATGACCTCGATCGTGATGGCGGCGCGCGAACAGTCGACCGGCCTCAACGAGATCAGCACGGCCGTCGGCCAGCTCGACCAGATGACGCAGCAAAACGCAGCGATGGTCGAGCAGACCAACGCCTCCAGCCATACACTGGCGCAGGACGCGGAGCGACTGACGGACCTCGTCGGCCAGTTCCGCGAGGGGCACACGATGCAGCGCGCCATGCCGACGGCGGCGCCGGCGCCCGTGACGCCGGCGACGAGGACAGCTGCACCGGTGCAGGCAAAAGCACCTTCGGTTTCAGCCGTTCAGCGGCCGGCAGCCAAGGGCACCAGCGAAGCGGTGCCTCTGCGCAAGATCGGCGCGGCCAAAATGGCCTCGTTTCCAACTCCATCCCCCGCCAAGGCCCTGATGGGCAAGCTTGCGGGCGCATTCGGCAACAAACCGGGCTCGGTGCCGTCGACGACGGCCTCCGGTGAGAACTGGGAAGAATTCTGA
- a CDS encoding chemotaxis protein CheW produces MSNAIKQSGAYLEIVSFHLGDQEFCIDIMAIREIRGWAPVTPMPHTPPYVLGLINLRGAVIPVIDMAARLGMKMTEPSERSAIIVTDIAGKLVGLLVEQVSDMMTIKSEALQPAPEIIPEAQRAFCRGIVALEKTMVCFLNLDTVIADELAQAA; encoded by the coding sequence ATGAGCAACGCAATCAAGCAGTCCGGTGCCTATCTCGAAATCGTGTCGTTCCACCTCGGCGACCAGGAATTCTGCATCGATATCATGGCGATCCGCGAAATCCGCGGCTGGGCGCCGGTGACCCCGATGCCGCACACGCCGCCCTACGTGCTCGGTCTCATCAACCTGCGCGGCGCGGTGATTCCGGTCATCGACATGGCGGCCCGCCTCGGCATGAAGATGACCGAGCCGTCGGAGCGCTCGGCGATCATCGTTACCGATATCGCCGGCAAGCTTGTCGGTCTGCTCGTCGAGCAGGTCTCTGACATGATGACGATCAAGAGCGAAGCTTTGCAGCCGGCGCCGGAGATCATCCCGGAAGCGCAGCGCGCCTTCTGCCGCGGCATTGTCGCGCTCGAAAAGACCATGGTCTGCTTCCTCAACCTCGACACGGTCATCGCCGACGAGCTGGCCCAGGCCGCCTGA
- a CDS encoding CreA family protein: MSRSLRALFFAGLAIAATALPARAETVGEVGVDWLGNDIMIDAVTDPKIKGVTCHVTYFDRSVIDRLKNGNWFEDPSNNSIACRQTGPIEIGDIDLSKEGEEVFRAGLSLVWKNLLVTRIYDRKNDTLIYLAHSRELTDGSAKMSITTIPLYGQTVNWQNGKPQ, translated from the coding sequence ATGTCGCGTTCGCTTCGTGCGCTCTTTTTTGCCGGCCTTGCCATCGCCGCCACCGCCCTGCCTGCCCGCGCCGAAACGGTGGGCGAAGTCGGGGTCGACTGGCTCGGCAACGACATCATGATCGATGCGGTCACCGACCCGAAGATCAAGGGCGTGACCTGCCATGTCACCTATTTCGACCGCAGCGTCATCGACCGGCTGAAGAACGGCAACTGGTTTGAGGATCCGTCGAACAATTCGATCGCCTGCCGGCAGACCGGCCCGATCGAAATCGGCGATATCGATCTTTCCAAGGAGGGCGAAGAAGTGTTTCGCGCCGGCTTGTCGCTCGTCTGGAAGAACCTGCTCGTCACACGGATCTACGATCGCAAGAACGACACGCTGATCTATCTGGCGCATTCGCGCGAATTGACGGATGGCTCGGCGAAGATGTCGATCACCACCATTCCGCTCTACGGCCAGACGGTCAATTGGCAGAACGGCAAGCCGCAATAG
- a CDS encoding diguanylate cyclase codes for MSFLPAISIIALLAMLPVLISLRASMVEGGTDFAAACAIAAAATLFLMLSEIPALRPLSLIGIVFLVGACLFVLSGFHRALGVLRPISTPLVAAASISAVVLLIAAFGPQSATLHALSAVGIAAAFVLIIAVCSQHRRTAPGPIERLCVIGCAAVGCSALIAVTIFSPIAHGTDETPLASASWDFACVALRYFYLPVLFLGVILMIQNRVITDLKSAIARDELTGALSRRALLDLGQRTLAVGFARQRPVTFLLLDLDYFKQINDRYGHAVGDTALGHFAGTVAACLGGRGTLGRIGGEEFGIVLPNHSEDAAFAVAEEIGRTVRDTPIGRFDRPIRLTVSIGLAEAEPGDTISDIMIRADMALYDAKADGRDRCTIAGRFQPEASARALAAAAAQMRAAETRNLEPQLLRGTA; via the coding sequence ATGAGCTTTCTCCCTGCCATATCGATCATCGCTCTTTTGGCGATGCTCCCTGTGCTGATTTCCCTGCGGGCCTCGATGGTCGAGGGAGGCACGGATTTCGCAGCCGCCTGCGCCATCGCAGCCGCGGCGACGCTGTTTCTGATGCTGTCCGAGATCCCAGCGCTGCGGCCGTTGTCGCTGATCGGCATCGTCTTTCTCGTGGGCGCCTGCCTTTTCGTGCTCTCGGGCTTTCACCGGGCGCTCGGTGTCCTCCGGCCGATATCGACGCCGCTGGTCGCTGCCGCCTCGATTTCGGCCGTGGTGCTGCTGATTGCCGCCTTCGGCCCGCAGAGCGCGACATTGCACGCGCTGTCGGCCGTCGGCATTGCCGCCGCCTTCGTGCTGATCATCGCCGTCTGTTCGCAGCATCGGCGCACCGCGCCGGGGCCGATCGAGCGCCTGTGCGTCATCGGTTGCGCCGCCGTCGGCTGTTCCGCCCTGATCGCGGTCACGATCTTCTCGCCGATTGCCCACGGGACCGACGAAACCCCGCTGGCGTCGGCCAGCTGGGACTTCGCCTGCGTCGCGCTCAGGTACTTCTACCTGCCTGTGCTGTTCCTCGGCGTGATCCTGATGATCCAGAACCGGGTGATCACCGACCTCAAGAGCGCCATTGCCCGCGACGAGTTGACGGGCGCCTTGTCGCGCCGCGCCCTGCTCGACCTTGGACAACGCACCCTGGCCGTCGGTTTCGCGCGCCAGAGGCCCGTCACCTTCCTGCTGCTCGATCTCGACTATTTCAAGCAGATCAACGACCGCTACGGCCACGCAGTTGGCGACACGGCGCTCGGCCATTTCGCCGGCACCGTCGCTGCCTGTCTCGGCGGACGCGGCACGCTTGGGCGCATTGGCGGCGAAGAGTTTGGCATCGTCCTGCCCAACCACTCGGAGGACGCCGCATTTGCGGTGGCCGAGGAGATCGGCCGCACCGTGCGCGATACACCGATCGGCCGCTTCGACCGCCCGATCCGGCTGACGGTGAGCATTGGCCTTGCCGAAGCCGAGCCCGGCGATACGATCAGCGACATCATGATCCGCGCCGACATGGCGCTCTACGACGCCAAGGCCGACGGCCGCGACCGCTGCACCATCGCCGGCCGCTTCCAGCCCGAGGCCAGCGCACGGGCGCTTGCCGCCGCCGCCGCGCAGATGCGGGCCGCCGAAACCCGAAACCTCGAGCCGCAGCTTCTTCGCGGCACCGCCTGA
- a CDS encoding phosphoribosyltransferase, translating into MFTATWLFEDRADAGRQLAHAVEGERLDDPLVMALPRGGVPVAYEIAIHIAAPLEILIVRKIGAPGHEEFGLGALVDGEEPELVLNRRAIRLVRPPKGYLEAEIERQRAEILRRRTLYFGDRAPTSPRDRDVILVDDGIATGGTVRAAIKALRRMGAGRIMLAVPVAPKSELTELRSEVDRVVCLATPFAFRAVGLYYRNFEQTADEEVIALMEKARLRDERD; encoded by the coding sequence ATGTTCACGGCAACGTGGCTCTTCGAGGATAGGGCGGATGCCGGGCGCCAGTTGGCGCACGCGGTCGAAGGCGAGCGCCTTGACGATCCGCTCGTGATGGCGCTGCCGCGCGGTGGCGTGCCGGTCGCCTATGAAATCGCGATCCATATCGCCGCGCCGTTGGAAATCCTGATCGTTCGGAAGATCGGCGCGCCGGGGCATGAAGAATTCGGTCTGGGCGCGCTGGTCGACGGCGAGGAGCCGGAACTGGTGCTCAACCGCCGAGCGATCCGGCTGGTCCGCCCGCCGAAAGGCTATCTGGAGGCCGAGATCGAGCGTCAGCGCGCCGAGATCCTGCGCCGCCGCACCCTCTATTTCGGCGACCGTGCGCCGACGTCGCCCCGGGACCGCGACGTGATCCTCGTCGACGACGGTATCGCCACCGGCGGCACCGTGCGCGCAGCGATCAAGGCGCTGCGGCGCATGGGGGCGGGACGCATCATGCTTGCCGTTCCGGTGGCGCCGAAAAGTGAGCTCACGGAATTGCGCAGCGAGGTCGATCGTGTCGTCTGTCTCGCCACACCCTTTGCCTTCCGTGCTGTCGGGCTCTACTACCGCAATTTCGAGCAGACGGCGGACGAGGAGGTAATTGCGTTGATGGAGAAGGCGCGGCTGCGCGATGAGCGCGATTGA
- a CDS encoding cysteine hydrolase family protein: MAAKLEIGKTLEDFCRPDRMALIVYDMQVGITNQVKNGPAVLSKVLKVLDAARAGGFPVIFLRHLSMPKPLMGAFQLRQAMAWQRTDNPEAVHPWFLRGTPGFELVPELAPRADEAILDKITFSAFEGTPLAMILRDLGLTSFAICGIATEIGIDPTVRHATDLGLVPVVVRDACGAGHHEAGERAMENIAFMGDAIMTDVQAITAAMTKR, encoded by the coding sequence ATGGCCGCGAAACTGGAAATCGGAAAGACGCTTGAGGATTTCTGTCGGCCTGATCGGATGGCGCTCATCGTCTATGACATGCAGGTGGGGATTACCAATCAGGTCAAGAACGGCCCGGCGGTACTGTCCAAGGTGCTGAAGGTGCTGGACGCTGCGCGGGCCGGCGGATTTCCGGTGATCTTTCTTAGGCATCTATCGATGCCGAAGCCTCTGATGGGCGCCTTCCAGCTGCGCCAAGCAATGGCCTGGCAGCGCACGGACAATCCGGAAGCGGTGCATCCCTGGTTCCTGCGCGGCACGCCCGGATTCGAGCTGGTGCCCGAACTTGCGCCGCGCGCGGACGAGGCGATCCTCGACAAGATCACGTTTTCCGCCTTCGAGGGCACGCCGCTCGCCATGATCCTGCGCGACCTCGGGCTGACTTCCTTTGCCATCTGCGGCATCGCCACGGAAATCGGCATCGACCCAACCGTGCGCCATGCGACCGATCTCGGCCTCGTGCCGGTCGTCGTGCGCGACGCCTGCGGGGCGGGGCATCACGAGGCCGGCGAGCGCGCGATGGAAAACATCGCCTTCATGGGCGATGCGATCATGACCGACGTTCAGGCAATCACCGCGGCGATGACCAAACGGTAA
- a CDS encoding GNAT family N-acetyltransferase, translating into MTENLHIRPIARTDYEQWLPLWDGYNAFYGRSGETALDPAITAMTWSRFFDAYEPVHALVAESEGRLIGLTHYLFHRSTTMIQPNCYLQDLFTNAQARGKGVGRALIEGVYEAARAIGAPRVYWMTHETNETAMTLYDKVAEKSGFLVYRKVV; encoded by the coding sequence ATGACCGAAAACCTTCACATCCGCCCGATCGCCCGCACCGACTACGAGCAGTGGCTGCCGCTCTGGGACGGCTACAACGCTTTTTACGGCCGCTCCGGCGAAACGGCGCTCGACCCGGCGATCACTGCGATGACCTGGTCGCGCTTCTTCGATGCCTATGAGCCCGTTCACGCGCTTGTGGCCGAAAGCGAAGGGCGGCTGATCGGGCTGACCCACTATCTCTTCCACCGCTCGACGACGATGATCCAGCCGAACTGCTACCTGCAGGACCTCTTCACCAACGCGCAGGCGCGCGGCAAGGGTGTCGGCCGGGCGCTGATCGAGGGCGTCTACGAGGCGGCACGGGCCATCGGCGCGCCGCGCGTCTACTGGATGACCCACGAGACCAACGAGACGGCGATGACGCTCTACGACAAGGTGGCGGAGAAGTCGGGGTTTCTGGTGTATCGCAAGGTGGTTTGA
- a CDS encoding ATP-dependent helicase — protein MMSGFDDIPFFDEEPAPRKQQPAPAGVPATGGIAARAMAARDRAQPRPDYLQGLNPEQAEAVETLDGPVLVLAGAGTGKTRVLTTRIAHILTTGRAFPSQMLAVTFTNKAAREMKERIGVLVGHAVEGMPWLGTFHSIGVKLLRRHAELVGLRSDFTILDTDDVVRLIKQLIQAEGIDDKRWPAKQFAGLIDGWKNKGLDPAQIPEGDARAFANGKGRELYAAYQNRLLTLNACDFGDLLLHPIRIFRMHADVLKDYHDKFRYILVDEYQDTNTAQYMWLRLLAQRPKGVPQNVCCVGDDDQSIYGWRGAEVDNILRFEKDFPGAKVIKLERNYRSTEHILGAAGHLIAHNEGRLGKTLFTDRTDPDDEKVQVHAAWDSEEEARAVGEEIEQLQRKGHKLNDMAILVRASFQMREFEDRFVTLGLNYRVIGGPRFYERLEIRDAMAYFRLVCQPADDLAFERIVNTPKRGLGDTTVRTLHDYARARDIPMLAAASEIIETDELKPKARKALFDVVTDFRRWQSLLETTVHTELAEQILDESGYTAMWQNDKTAEAPGRLENLKELIRSMEAFESLRGFLEHVALVMDAEQNENLDAVSIMTLHSAKGLEFDTVFLPGWEEGLFPHQRALDEGGRSGLEEERRLAYVGITRAKHRCHIWFVSNRRIHGLWQSTMPSRFLEELPLAHVDVAENEQSYGGYGRGGYGQSRFDKADPFQNNYSTPGWKRAQQNRSDATRDNWGTRSGHAVERIGYGESGPRGRTIDGELVAKSTATEPSRFSVGDRVFHMKFGNGNIAAIEGNKLTIDFDRAGQKRVLDGFVEKA, from the coding sequence ATGATGAGTGGTTTCGACGACATTCCCTTCTTCGACGAGGAGCCGGCGCCGCGCAAGCAGCAGCCCGCCCCCGCAGGTGTTCCGGCAACTGGCGGCATTGCTGCGCGCGCCATGGCGGCGCGCGATCGCGCCCAGCCGCGCCCGGATTATCTCCAAGGCCTCAACCCGGAACAGGCCGAAGCCGTCGAGACGCTGGATGGTCCAGTCCTTGTGCTTGCGGGCGCCGGCACCGGCAAGACCCGGGTGCTGACGACGCGCATCGCCCATATCCTGACGACCGGCCGCGCCTTCCCCTCGCAGATGCTCGCGGTGACCTTCACCAACAAGGCGGCGCGCGAGATGAAGGAGCGCATCGGCGTGCTCGTCGGCCATGCGGTCGAAGGCATGCCCTGGCTCGGCACCTTCCACTCGATCGGCGTCAAGCTCCTGCGCCGCCATGCCGAACTCGTCGGCCTGCGCTCCGATTTCACCATTCTCGACACCGACGACGTGGTGCGGTTGATCAAGCAGCTGATCCAGGCCGAAGGCATCGACGACAAGCGCTGGCCCGCCAAGCAGTTCGCCGGCCTGATCGACGGCTGGAAGAACAAGGGGCTCGATCCCGCCCAGATCCCCGAGGGCGACGCCCGCGCCTTTGCCAACGGCAAGGGCCGCGAGCTTTACGCCGCCTATCAGAACCGGCTGTTGACGCTGAACGCCTGCGACTTCGGCGATCTTCTGCTGCACCCGATCCGCATCTTCCGCATGCACGCGGACGTGCTGAAGGACTATCACGACAAGTTCCGCTACATCCTCGTCGACGAGTACCAGGACACCAACACGGCCCAGTACATGTGGCTGCGGCTGCTCGCCCAGCGGCCGAAGGGCGTCCCGCAGAACGTCTGCTGTGTCGGCGACGACGACCAGTCGATCTATGGCTGGCGCGGCGCGGAGGTGGACAACATCCTGCGCTTCGAGAAGGATTTCCCGGGCGCCAAGGTGATCAAGCTCGAGCGCAACTATCGCTCGACCGAACATATTCTGGGCGCCGCCGGTCACCTGATCGCCCACAACGAGGGCCGGCTCGGCAAGACGCTCTTCACCGACCGCACCGATCCGGATGACGAGAAGGTGCAGGTGCACGCGGCCTGGGATTCCGAAGAGGAAGCCCGCGCCGTCGGCGAGGAAATCGAGCAGCTGCAGCGCAAGGGCCACAAGCTCAACGACATGGCGATCCTGGTGCGCGCCTCCTTCCAGATGCGCGAGTTCGAAGACCGCTTCGTCACGCTTGGCCTCAACTACCGCGTCATCGGCGGCCCGCGCTTCTACGAACGCCTCGAAATCCGCGATGCCATGGCCTATTTCCGCCTGGTCTGCCAACCGGCCGACGATCTCGCCTTCGAGCGCATCGTCAACACGCCGAAGCGCGGCCTTGGCGACACCACCGTGCGCACCCTGCACGACTATGCCCGCGCCCGCGACATTCCGATGCTGGCGGCCGCTTCAGAGATCATCGAGACCGACGAGCTGAAGCCGAAGGCGCGCAAAGCCCTGTTCGACGTCGTCACCGACTTCCGCCGCTGGCAGAGCCTGCTTGAAACAACCGTGCATACCGAGCTTGCCGAGCAGATCCTCGACGAGAGCGGCTATACGGCGATGTGGCAGAACGACAAGACGGCCGAAGCCCCCGGCAGGCTCGAAAACCTGAAGGAACTGATCCGCTCGATGGAAGCGTTCGAGAGCCTGCGCGGCTTCCTCGAACACGTGGCGCTGGTCATGGATGCCGAGCAGAACGAGAACCTCGACGCCGTCTCGATCATGACGCTGCACTCGGCCAAGGGCCTGGAGTTCGACACCGTCTTCCTGCCGGGCTGGGAGGAAGGCCTGTTTCCGCACCAGCGCGCGCTTGACGAAGGCGGCCGCTCGGGCCTCGAGGAAGAACGCCGCCTTGCCTATGTCGGCATCACCCGCGCCAAGCATCGCTGCCACATCTGGTTCGTCTCCAACCGCCGCATCCACGGCCTCTGGCAGTCGACCATGCCGTCACGCTTCCTCGAGGAGCTGCCGCTTGCCCATGTGGACGTTGCCGAAAACGAACAGTCCTATGGCGGCTACGGTCGCGGCGGCTACGGCCAGTCGCGCTTCGACAAGGCCGACCCCTTCCAGAACAACTATTCGACCCCCGGCTGGAAGCGCGCGCAGCAAAACCGTTCCGACGCCACCCGCGACAACTGGGGCACCCGCTCCGGGCACGCGGTCGAGCGCATCGGCTACGGCGAAAGCGGCCCGCGCGGCCGCACCATCGACGGCGAGCTGGTGGCGAAATCGACAGCTACCGAACCCTCGCGCTTCTCGGTCGGCGACCGCGTCTTCCACATGAAGTTCGGCAACGGCAACATCGCCGCCATCGAAGGCAACAAGCTCACCATCGACTTCGACCGCGCCGGCCAGAAGCGTGTGCTGGACGGGTTTGTCGAGAAGGCGTGA
- a CDS encoding carboxymuconolactone decarboxylase family protein, with protein MSTVTPPPNPEAHPRVKAVFDDIRATRKSDFINNMWLWLAFDPELLEQTWRDVKAVMATPSALDPLVKEMLYIAVSVTNGCGYCAHSHTAAAKAKGMSDAEHADLLRVISLAARTNQLATALQVPVDPAFDKTAG; from the coding sequence ATGAGCACCGTAACCCCGCCCCCAAATCCGGAAGCCCATCCACGCGTCAAGGCCGTGTTCGACGACATCCGCGCCACCCGCAAGTCCGATTTCATCAACAATATGTGGCTGTGGCTCGCCTTCGACCCGGAGCTTCTGGAACAGACCTGGCGCGACGTGAAGGCGGTGATGGCAACGCCGTCTGCGCTCGACCCGCTGGTCAAGGAGATGCTCTACATCGCCGTTTCCGTCACCAATGGCTGCGGCTACTGCGCCCATTCCCATACGGCGGCGGCAAAAGCCAAGGGCATGAGCGATGCCGAGCACGCGGACCTGCTCCGGGTGATCTCGCTTGCCGCTCGCACCAACCAGCTGGCGACCGCGTTGCAGGTGCCCGTCGATCCCGCTTTCGACAAAACGGCTGGGTGA
- a CDS encoding EthD family reductase, whose amino-acid sequence MIKMSVYYPADGGTKFDHDYYRTTHMPLLQERLGDACLRYEIDKGLAGREPGSAPQFVAACHVYAPCLETFQEALGPHRAEISADVANYTDIAPIVQISEVAGG is encoded by the coding sequence ATGATCAAGATGAGCGTCTACTATCCGGCCGATGGCGGCACGAAGTTCGACCACGACTACTACCGCACCACCCACATGCCCTTGCTTCAGGAGCGGCTCGGCGATGCCTGTCTGCGCTACGAGATCGACAAGGGCCTTGCGGGGCGCGAGCCTGGAAGCGCGCCGCAGTTCGTCGCGGCGTGCCACGTCTACGCGCCGTGCCTCGAGACATTCCAGGAGGCGCTAGGTCCGCACCGCGCCGAGATCTCCGCGGATGTCGCCAACTATACGGATATCGCGCCCATCGTGCAGATCAGTGAAGTCGCTGGCGGGTAG
- a CDS encoding cyclase family protein translates to MCDACVMETVKERMLSRRSFFKAAAVGTAGLAAASVGAAPPALAQGHSSVTDLTHELHEDFPTFFGQQQFFREEKFNYAKDKFNMFELRVNEHTGTHVDAPLHFSADGLSVAELPVDKLVVPLVIVDIRKKAENDADAQVTPDDLKAWVSANGEIPENACVAMLSGWGAHLGTDKFRNADGAGKLHFPGFHVEAAKYLLEESKAAGIAVDTLSLDHGPSPDFATHYAWLPEGRWGLEAAANLDKLPVKGATLILGAPKHRGGTGGPARVFALV, encoded by the coding sequence ATGTGCGATGCCTGTGTCATGGAAACGGTGAAAGAGCGCATGCTCTCGCGCCGCAGCTTCTTCAAAGCCGCCGCGGTCGGCACCGCGGGCCTTGCCGCCGCAAGCGTGGGCGCGGCACCGCCGGCGCTCGCGCAGGGGCATTCAAGCGTCACCGACCTGACCCACGAACTGCACGAGGACTTCCCGACCTTCTTCGGCCAGCAGCAGTTCTTCCGCGAGGAAAAATTCAACTACGCCAAAGACAAGTTCAACATGTTCGAGCTGCGGGTGAACGAACACACCGGCACCCATGTCGATGCGCCGCTGCACTTCTCAGCCGATGGTCTCTCCGTCGCCGAATTGCCCGTCGACAAGCTGGTGGTGCCGCTCGTGATCGTCGATATCAGAAAGAAGGCCGAGAACGATGCCGATGCGCAGGTGACGCCCGACGATCTCAAGGCCTGGGTCTCAGCCAATGGCGAAATCCCGGAAAACGCCTGCGTCGCCATGCTGTCAGGCTGGGGCGCCCATTTGGGCACGGACAAGTTCCGCAATGCCGATGGCGCCGGCAAGCTGCATTTCCCCGGCTTTCACGTCGAGGCGGCCAAATATCTCCTCGAAGAGAGCAAGGCGGCCGGCATTGCCGTCGATACGCTCTCGCTCGACCACGGCCCCTCGCCCGATTTCGCCACGCACTATGCCTGGCTGCCGGAGGGACGCTGGGGGCTGGAGGCGGCAGCCAATCTCGACAAGCTGCCGGTGAAGGGCGCGACGCTCATCCTCGGCGCACCGAAACACCGCGGCGGCACCGGCGGCCCGGCCCGCGTCTTTGCACTGGTCTAG